From a single Rhodococcus qingshengii JCM 15477 genomic region:
- the pdxH gene encoding pyridoxamine 5'-phosphate oxidase, which produces MSNERQDPQAVDNELAAMRVGYPQAGSESESVEDRMSAELDTSVVETGWLPLMRQWLVDAVEADAPEPNAMTLSTVDDGGRPASRTVLCKGLSEDGVLFFTNYGSDKARHLDAHPYASANFTWLTLARQVIVRGTTERVSAQLTQEYWRTRPRGSQLGAWASSQSRPIDSRADLDEQLREVAARFGVDGEIPVPPNWGGILIRPESVEFWQGRANRMHNRVRTSLVDGQWSAVRLQP; this is translated from the coding sequence GTGTCGAATGAACGTCAGGACCCGCAGGCGGTGGACAACGAACTCGCGGCCATGCGTGTGGGCTATCCGCAAGCAGGCAGCGAATCGGAGTCCGTCGAGGACCGCATGAGTGCGGAATTGGATACTTCGGTTGTCGAAACCGGTTGGCTGCCCCTCATGCGCCAATGGCTCGTGGACGCCGTCGAAGCTGACGCGCCGGAGCCCAACGCCATGACTCTGTCGACGGTGGACGACGGTGGCCGTCCGGCGTCGCGCACCGTGCTCTGCAAAGGGCTCAGCGAGGACGGCGTCCTCTTCTTCACCAACTACGGATCCGACAAGGCTCGTCACCTCGACGCCCACCCGTACGCGTCGGCGAACTTCACGTGGCTGACCCTTGCCAGGCAGGTGATCGTCCGCGGCACCACCGAGCGGGTGAGTGCTCAACTGACGCAGGAGTATTGGCGAACCAGGCCTCGCGGTTCACAGCTCGGCGCGTGGGCGTCGTCGCAGTCTCGTCCGATCGACTCGCGTGCCGATCTCGACGAGCAACTGCGTGAGGTCGCTGCTCGATTCGGCGTGGACGGTGAGATTCCGGTGCCACCGAACTGGGGCGGGATTCTGATTCGGCCCGAGTCTGTCGAGTTCTGGCAAGGACGCGCGAACCGCATGCACAATCGAGTTCGCACGAGCCTGGTCGACGGACAGTGGTCCGCCGTCCGTCTCCAGCCGTGA
- the serC gene encoding phosphoserine transaminase: MTSTPIIPADLKPADGRFGCGPSKVRPEQLQSLVEVGASVFGTSHRQKPVKNVVASIRSGLADLFSLPEGYEVVLGNGGTTAFWDAAAFGLIREKSLHLTNGEFSSKFASVAKANPFIGDPIVVSADPGSAPVPVSDPSVDLIGWAHNETSTGVSIPVSRPAGSENALIAIDATSGAGGLPVNVADSDVYYFAPQKCFAADGGLWIALMSPAALERVAEIKDSGRWTPDFLSLPIAVDNSSKDQTYNTPALATLLLFANQIEWMNSNGGLDWTTARTADSSSRLYNWAEASEFATPFVADPAHRSQVVGTIDFNDDVDAAEVAKILRANGIVDTEPYRKLGRNQLRVGMFPAIDPDDVTALTKSIDWVVSQLG, translated from the coding sequence ATGACCTCCACACCTATCATCCCCGCCGACCTCAAGCCCGCCGACGGACGCTTCGGCTGCGGTCCTTCCAAGGTTCGCCCCGAGCAGCTGCAGTCCCTGGTCGAGGTGGGCGCTTCGGTGTTCGGCACCAGCCATCGCCAGAAGCCGGTCAAGAACGTTGTGGCCAGCATTCGTTCCGGCCTCGCCGATCTGTTCTCACTGCCCGAGGGCTACGAGGTCGTCCTCGGCAACGGCGGAACCACTGCGTTCTGGGATGCGGCCGCATTCGGCCTCATCCGCGAGAAGTCGCTGCACCTGACCAACGGCGAATTCAGCTCCAAGTTCGCTTCGGTCGCCAAGGCCAACCCGTTCATCGGTGACCCGATCGTCGTTTCCGCCGATCCGGGCAGCGCACCGGTGCCGGTCTCCGACCCGTCCGTCGATCTCATCGGCTGGGCGCACAACGAGACCTCCACCGGTGTGTCGATCCCCGTCTCGCGTCCCGCGGGTTCGGAGAACGCACTGATCGCCATCGACGCCACCTCGGGCGCCGGCGGACTTCCGGTCAATGTCGCCGATTCCGACGTCTACTACTTCGCTCCGCAGAAGTGCTTCGCTGCAGACGGCGGACTGTGGATCGCGCTGATGAGCCCGGCCGCCCTCGAACGCGTCGCGGAGATCAAGGATTCGGGACGCTGGACGCCTGACTTCCTCTCGCTGCCCATCGCCGTGGACAACAGCTCCAAGGATCAGACGTACAACACCCCGGCCCTGGCCACCCTCTTGCTCTTCGCCAACCAGATCGAGTGGATGAACAGCAACGGCGGCCTCGACTGGACTACCGCTCGCACCGCGGATTCGTCCTCGCGCCTGTACAACTGGGCCGAGGCCAGTGAGTTCGCAACGCCGTTCGTCGCTGATCCGGCACACCGCTCGCAGGTTGTCGGCACCATCGACTTCAACGACGACGTCGACGCTGCCGAGGTGGCAAAGATCCTGCGCGCCAACGGAATCGTCGATACCGAGCCGTACCGCAAGCTCGGCCGCAACCAGCTGCGCGTCGGCATGTTCCCGGCCATCGACCCCGATGACGTCACCGCTCTCACCAAGAGCATCGACTGGGTCGTTTCTCAGCTCGGCTGA
- a CDS encoding TetR/AcrR family transcriptional regulator, protein MVKRSSPDERREEIAEAVWRVIRRDGVASASVRAVADEAKMSTGSLRHFFATQSELLLFAMTLVTVRVEERIAGIDFDPDIRRAIRQFTDQFVPLDQDRREEMQVWEAFAAAAQTDSALTAVRDETDRTLFEHFRSFVEAAHRAGFLRPGASVDIEAMRLHALADGLASHGVDNPERTNPEVISQVLDAHFVTLLR, encoded by the coding sequence GTGGTGAAACGTAGCAGTCCGGATGAGCGGCGTGAAGAGATCGCCGAGGCCGTGTGGCGTGTGATCCGTCGAGACGGTGTGGCGAGCGCCAGCGTCCGGGCGGTCGCGGACGAGGCGAAGATGTCGACGGGGTCGCTACGGCACTTCTTCGCGACGCAGTCCGAACTCTTGCTGTTCGCGATGACGCTCGTGACCGTCCGGGTGGAGGAAAGGATTGCCGGCATCGACTTCGATCCCGACATCCGCCGCGCGATCCGTCAGTTCACCGATCAGTTCGTTCCCCTCGACCAAGATCGGCGTGAAGAAATGCAGGTTTGGGAGGCCTTTGCTGCTGCCGCCCAGACCGATTCGGCGTTGACGGCCGTGCGTGACGAGACAGACCGGACCTTGTTCGAGCACTTTCGTTCGTTCGTGGAAGCGGCGCATCGAGCGGGTTTTCTACGGCCGGGTGCCTCGGTCGACATCGAGGCGATGAGATTGCATGCGCTCGCCGACGGGCTCGCGTCGCACGGCGTCGACAATCCCGAGCGAACCAATCCAGAGGTGATCAGCCAGGTGCTCGACGCGCATTTTGTCACGCTGTTGCGCTAG
- a CDS encoding DUF6928 family protein, with protein sequence MAARVSTIWFLGGADARTELSRYPQPDQTEALKIAMSLYPDKEFESLGPQPLSMAATVSPGYVFVGAYGRVSVVCSTELSTFVPSKLPDSWHLSAEGGSTLLISSVPETAQGSFALWEDGELRRSFSAIPIDIVENLGIPQTWELEFWAGNHPLRYPPGILPDPQSLPFHPQQFAESANLEWLGFRYTGAPREHELDTTQILLWGFKIHRPGEAPKPAPPAPAPMPEQAPTEVPMPENMPPIHDAPVAKPRGRLARYFGFK encoded by the coding sequence GTGGCTGCACGGGTATCGACGATCTGGTTTCTGGGCGGCGCAGACGCTCGCACCGAATTGAGCAGGTACCCACAGCCGGATCAGACCGAGGCCCTGAAAATCGCCATGTCGCTGTACCCGGACAAGGAGTTCGAGTCGCTCGGGCCTCAGCCGCTGTCGATGGCCGCGACGGTGAGCCCCGGCTACGTCTTCGTCGGCGCGTACGGTCGAGTGAGTGTCGTCTGCAGCACCGAACTCAGCACCTTCGTCCCCTCGAAACTGCCTGATTCCTGGCACCTTTCGGCAGAGGGTGGCTCGACGCTGTTGATCAGCTCCGTCCCCGAAACCGCGCAGGGTTCGTTTGCACTGTGGGAGGACGGCGAGCTACGACGCTCGTTCAGTGCCATCCCGATCGACATCGTCGAAAATCTGGGGATCCCACAGACCTGGGAACTGGAATTCTGGGCCGGCAACCATCCCCTGCGTTACCCGCCCGGGATCCTGCCTGATCCGCAGTCACTTCCGTTCCACCCGCAACAGTTCGCGGAGTCCGCCAACCTCGAGTGGCTGGGATTTCGATACACCGGCGCGCCGCGAGAACACGAACTCGACACAACGCAGATTCTCCTGTGGGGCTTCAAGATTCACCGACCCGGCGAGGCACCCAAACCTGCACCCCCAGCCCCCGCGCCGATGCCCGAGCAGGCGCCGACAGAGGTACCCATGCCCGAAAACATGCCGCCGATCCACGACGCACCGGTGGCCAAGCCGCGCGGCCGCCTCGCTCGGTACTTCGGCTTCAAGTAG
- a CDS encoding DUF2530 domain-containing protein yields the protein MTETRNTTGLIGKLSAPAPALIIGTALWVIATIVVAVSGDRWSDALPICYAGIGVGFLGFALFSIQRRAAVRGDKGAQQGAGLVD from the coding sequence GTGACGGAGACTCGCAACACAACAGGCCTGATCGGCAAATTGTCCGCACCCGCGCCGGCACTGATCATCGGCACCGCGTTGTGGGTGATCGCCACGATCGTGGTCGCGGTGAGCGGCGATCGTTGGTCGGATGCACTCCCGATCTGTTACGCGGGTATCGGAGTCGGCTTCCTCGGCTTCGCTCTGTTCTCCATTCAACGACGCGCAGCTGTGCGCGGTGACAAGGGTGCACAGCAGGGCGCCGGTCTGGTCGACTGA
- a CDS encoding TrmH family RNA methyltransferase, whose amino-acid sequence MVHVIDISDPADPRLDDFRDLNSSDRRPDLPEGKGLVIAEGVFVTQRLLTSRFEPISLLGVERRLLELADDLDGVDVPFYRTSAEVMAEVVGFHLNRGVLAAAARPAPLAVSDVLKDAKTVVVLEGVNDHENLGSMFRNAAGLGVDAVLFGKGCADPLYRRSVRVSMGHVLRVPFAHVAKWPHDLDELRGNGFQLISLTPNPEAVTLAEAMTGEKVALLLGAEGPGLTEHAMRATDIRAKIPMAPGTDSLNVATAAAMAFYERVRTGR is encoded by the coding sequence GTGGTTCACGTCATCGACATCTCAGATCCCGCCGACCCCCGGCTGGATGACTTTCGCGATCTCAACTCTTCGGATCGGCGCCCCGACCTGCCGGAGGGCAAGGGACTGGTCATCGCCGAGGGAGTGTTCGTCACTCAGCGACTGCTGACTTCGCGGTTCGAGCCGATCAGTCTCCTCGGCGTCGAACGACGGCTCCTGGAGCTCGCTGACGATCTCGACGGTGTGGACGTGCCGTTCTACCGTACGAGCGCCGAAGTGATGGCCGAGGTCGTCGGATTTCACCTCAACCGCGGCGTCCTCGCTGCAGCAGCGCGCCCGGCACCGCTCGCGGTCTCGGACGTGTTGAAGGACGCGAAGACCGTCGTGGTTCTCGAAGGCGTCAACGATCACGAGAATCTCGGCTCGATGTTCCGCAACGCGGCGGGGCTCGGTGTCGATGCAGTTCTGTTCGGGAAGGGTTGTGCCGACCCGCTGTACCGGCGGTCGGTCCGTGTGTCGATGGGGCACGTGCTGCGAGTGCCCTTCGCGCATGTGGCAAAGTGGCCACACGACTTGGATGAGCTGCGTGGCAACGGTTTTCAGCTCATTTCCTTGACTCCGAATCCGGAAGCGGTCACTTTGGCCGAAGCGATGACCGGGGAGAAGGTAGCGCTACTGCTGGGCGCCGAGGGGCCAGGTTTGACCGAACATGCGATGCGGGCCACCGACATTCGTGCCAAGATACCGATGGCACCCGGCACCGACTCGCTCAACGTCGCGACCGCAGCGGCGATGGCCTTCTACGAACGTGTCAGGACCGGCCGGTGA
- a CDS encoding citrate synthase 2, whose amino-acid sequence MAASAAIPDDFVSGLEGVVAFTSDIAEPDKDGGALRYRGVDIEDLVGQRVTFGNVWALLVDGRFGPGLPPAEPFPLPIHTGDVRVDVQAGLAMLAPIWGYQPLLDIDDETARDQLARASVMALSYVAQSARGIYQPAVPQSRIDEAKTVTERFMVRWKGEPDPAHVEAIDAYWVSAAEHGMNASTFTARVIASTGADVAASLSGAIGAMSGPLHGGAPARVLPMIEETEKTGDARALVKGILDRKEKLMGFGHRVYRAEDPRARVLRATAKRLNAPRYEAAAALEQAALAELRERRPDRAIETNVEFWAAVILDFAEVPAHMMPAMFTCGRTAGWCAHILEQKRLGKLVRPAAIYTGPAPRTPESVEGWDQISHA is encoded by the coding sequence ATGGCAGCGAGCGCAGCAATACCGGACGATTTTGTGAGCGGACTCGAAGGCGTCGTCGCCTTCACCAGCGATATCGCAGAACCTGACAAGGACGGCGGCGCACTGCGCTACCGCGGAGTCGACATCGAAGACCTGGTCGGCCAGAGGGTCACCTTCGGCAACGTATGGGCCCTTCTCGTCGACGGCCGCTTCGGCCCCGGCCTCCCGCCGGCCGAGCCGTTCCCCCTCCCCATTCACACCGGCGACGTCCGTGTCGACGTTCAGGCCGGACTGGCGATGCTGGCTCCCATCTGGGGCTACCAGCCGCTCCTCGACATCGATGACGAGACCGCCCGCGACCAGCTCGCCCGCGCATCCGTCATGGCGCTGTCGTACGTCGCGCAGTCCGCTCGCGGCATCTACCAGCCGGCAGTCCCGCAGAGCCGCATCGACGAGGCCAAGACCGTCACCGAACGCTTCATGGTTCGCTGGAAGGGTGAGCCCGATCCGGCACACGTCGAGGCAATCGACGCGTACTGGGTCTCGGCAGCCGAGCACGGCATGAACGCCTCCACCTTCACGGCCCGCGTCATCGCCTCCACGGGCGCCGACGTCGCGGCTTCGCTTTCCGGCGCCATCGGCGCGATGTCCGGCCCGCTGCACGGCGGCGCACCGGCCCGCGTTCTTCCGATGATCGAAGAGACCGAGAAGACCGGCGACGCCCGCGCACTGGTCAAGGGAATCCTCGACCGCAAGGAAAAGCTCATGGGCTTCGGACACCGCGTCTACCGCGCCGAAGATCCCCGTGCACGCGTGCTCCGCGCCACGGCCAAGCGCCTCAACGCTCCCCGCTACGAGGCTGCCGCAGCTCTCGAGCAGGCTGCACTGGCAGAACTGCGTGAGCGTCGTCCCGATCGCGCGATCGAGACCAACGTCGAGTTCTGGGCCGCCGTCATCCTCGACTTCGCCGAGGTTCCCGCGCACATGATGCCTGCCATGTTCACCTGTGGCCGCACCGCCGGCTGGTGTGCACACATCCTCGAGCAGAAGCGTCTCGGTAAACTGGTACGCCCGGCCGCCATCTACACCGGCCCGGCGCCCCGTACTCCGGAGTCGGTCGAGGGCTGGGACCAGATCAGCCACGCGTAG
- the sepH gene encoding septation protein SepH: protein MRELRVIGLEPDGSHVVCADAETGQKFRLPADDKLRAASRGDVARLGQIEIEMESQLRPREIQARIRSGASVEQVAEEAKIPISKVERFAYPVLLERSRAAEMAQGGHPVRDNGPTVPTLSEIVTHAFRARGHSIDEATWDAWRDEDNQWVAQLQWQAGRTTNAAHWRYQPDAHGGTIVALDDAAFDLIDPDFGRPLRGLVPVVSNEPQQLELSRFDVEPVAEIEPEPAAVSERTAVSERTVVPERTVVAERIGAPEPIAVEPETVVTEEVPEPAPDVTPKTAPQQTQTKDKRGRPALPSWDDVLLGVRSSGR, encoded by the coding sequence GTGCGAGAGCTTCGAGTGATCGGACTTGAACCCGATGGATCGCACGTGGTGTGCGCAGATGCTGAAACCGGCCAGAAATTCCGGCTTCCCGCCGATGACAAACTTCGTGCAGCTTCCCGCGGAGACGTGGCTCGACTCGGCCAGATTGAGATCGAAATGGAAAGCCAACTCCGTCCCCGCGAAATTCAGGCGCGCATTCGTTCCGGTGCTTCCGTAGAGCAGGTCGCCGAAGAAGCGAAGATCCCCATCAGCAAGGTCGAGCGCTTTGCGTACCCCGTTCTGCTCGAGCGCTCCCGCGCCGCGGAAATGGCGCAGGGCGGACACCCGGTGCGCGACAACGGTCCGACAGTTCCCACCCTCTCCGAAATCGTGACCCACGCATTCCGCGCCCGCGGCCACAGTATCGACGAGGCCACCTGGGATGCCTGGCGCGACGAGGACAATCAGTGGGTCGCGCAGTTGCAGTGGCAGGCCGGCCGCACCACCAACGCCGCGCACTGGCGCTACCAGCCCGACGCGCACGGCGGAACGATCGTCGCACTCGACGACGCGGCATTCGACTTGATCGATCCCGACTTCGGTCGCCCGCTCCGCGGCCTGGTACCGGTGGTCTCGAACGAGCCGCAGCAGCTCGAACTGTCCCGATTCGACGTCGAACCGGTGGCGGAGATCGAGCCCGAGCCCGCAGCAGTTTCCGAGCGGACAGCAGTTTCCGAGCGCACAGTAGTCCCCGAGCGGACGGTGGTGGCGGAACGGATCGGGGCGCCCGAACCGATTGCTGTCGAGCCGGAAACCGTCGTCACCGAAGAGGTTCCCGAACCCGCACCGGATGTGACCCCGAAAACCGCTCCGCAGCAGACGCAGACCAAGGACAAGCGCGGACGGCCTGCTCTTCCCTCGTGGGACGACGTACTCCTCGGGGTCCGCAGCAGCGGTCGCTGA
- a CDS encoding NCS2 family permease, whose translation MAAPGKILDTYFKISERGSTISTEIRGGVVTFVAMAYIVVLNPLILGSFSADDAAAKTDVLGNILPVNQVAAVTALVAGLMSIVFGVVANYPFAIAAGLGINSLLAVTIAPQVTWPEAMGLVVIDGVIIVLLALTGFRTAVFNAIPSALKSAIAAGIGMFIAFIGLVDAGFVRRIPDAAGTTVPVGLGINGSIASWPTVVFIFGVLLMGVLVVRKVRGGLLIGIVVTTILAAIIEAVADVGPSLGTNPKGWNLSIPAIPEMLGGMPDLSLVGDVSIFGAFTRIGVLAASLLVFTLVLANFFDAMGTMTGLGKEAGLTDKDGNLPNVGRALVVEGAGAIVGGGASASSNTVFVESASGIAEGARTGLANVVTGLLFLVAMFLTPLYSVVPIEAAAPALVVVGALMIGQVRDIDFTKFSVALPAFLTMIVMPFTYSIANGIGVGFISWVVLHAASGGIKKIHPLLWIVAALFVAYFTVGPITDALT comes from the coding sequence ATGGCGGCACCCGGCAAGATCCTCGACACCTATTTCAAGATCAGCGAACGAGGGTCGACGATCTCGACCGAGATTCGCGGCGGTGTCGTCACCTTCGTGGCGATGGCCTACATCGTGGTCCTCAACCCCCTGATCCTCGGCAGTTTCTCGGCTGACGACGCTGCAGCGAAGACCGACGTTCTCGGCAACATCCTTCCGGTCAACCAGGTGGCTGCGGTCACCGCTCTGGTTGCCGGCCTGATGAGCATCGTCTTCGGTGTCGTTGCCAACTATCCGTTTGCCATCGCCGCGGGTCTCGGCATCAACAGCCTGCTCGCCGTCACAATCGCACCTCAGGTCACCTGGCCCGAGGCGATGGGCCTGGTGGTCATCGACGGTGTGATCATCGTTCTGTTGGCACTCACCGGTTTCCGAACTGCGGTGTTCAATGCGATTCCCTCGGCATTGAAGTCCGCGATCGCGGCCGGTATCGGCATGTTCATCGCCTTCATCGGACTGGTCGACGCCGGATTCGTCCGCCGTATCCCCGATGCCGCCGGTACGACGGTTCCCGTCGGACTCGGAATCAACGGCTCCATCGCTTCGTGGCCGACCGTGGTGTTCATCTTCGGTGTGCTGCTCATGGGTGTTCTGGTAGTGCGCAAGGTTCGTGGTGGACTGCTGATCGGCATCGTCGTCACGACGATCCTCGCCGCGATCATCGAGGCAGTTGCCGACGTCGGACCCTCGCTCGGAACCAACCCCAAGGGCTGGAACCTCAGCATCCCCGCGATCCCGGAGATGCTCGGTGGTATGCCTGATCTGAGCCTGGTCGGCGACGTCAGCATCTTCGGCGCATTCACCCGCATCGGTGTTCTGGCCGCCAGCCTGCTTGTCTTCACCCTCGTGCTCGCGAATTTCTTCGACGCCATGGGCACGATGACGGGTCTCGGTAAGGAAGCCGGCCTGACCGACAAGGACGGAAACCTCCCCAACGTCGGTCGCGCGCTTGTCGTCGAAGGCGCGGGCGCGATCGTGGGCGGTGGCGCTTCGGCGTCGTCGAACACCGTGTTCGTGGAATCCGCGTCGGGTATCGCCGAAGGCGCCCGCACGGGCCTGGCAAACGTCGTGACCGGACTGCTCTTCCTCGTCGCGATGTTCCTGACGCCGCTCTACTCCGTCGTGCCGATCGAGGCAGCTGCGCCTGCCCTCGTCGTCGTCGGTGCGCTGATGATCGGGCAGGTCCGAGACATCGATTTCACCAAGTTCTCGGTTGCTCTCCCGGCGTTCCTGACCATGATCGTCATGCCGTTCACCTACTCGATCGCCAACGGCATCGGCGTCGGCTTCATTTCATGGGTGGTCCTGCACGCTGCCAGCGGTGGTATCAAGAAGATCCACCCGTTGCTCTGGATCGTGGCGGCACTTTTTGTGGCCTACTTCACTGTCGGACCCATTACCGACGCCCTTACGTGA
- a CDS encoding MarR family winged helix-turn-helix transcriptional regulator, translated as MTTETRALASDLSLAVVRLTRHLRGRRVDAQVSLTQLSALASLDQYGPMTPGVLAAREKVQPPSMTRVVASLAELGLVERSPHPTDGRQIIVNLSDAGQALLADETHAREAWMNEQLAGLGGEELATLRGAVEIITEMVNKTE; from the coding sequence GTGACCACCGAAACTCGTGCGCTGGCCAGCGATCTTTCCCTGGCTGTAGTGCGTCTCACCAGGCATCTGCGCGGCCGCAGAGTCGACGCTCAGGTATCGCTGACGCAACTGTCCGCCTTGGCGAGCCTGGATCAGTACGGCCCGATGACTCCTGGCGTACTCGCAGCACGTGAGAAAGTGCAGCCGCCGTCGATGACGCGCGTTGTTGCTTCTCTCGCCGAGCTCGGTCTGGTCGAGCGCTCGCCGCATCCCACGGATGGTCGTCAGATCATCGTGAATCTGTCCGACGCCGGGCAGGCGTTGCTCGCGGACGAAACTCATGCGCGTGAGGCGTGGATGAACGAGCAGCTGGCCGGGCTGGGTGGCGAAGAACTCGCGACGCTGCGCGGTGCCGTCGAGATCATCACCGAGATGGTCAACAAGACGGAGTAG
- a CDS encoding MFS transporter, translated as MFAALHNRNYRLWASGQIVSLVGTWMQRIAQDWLVLTLSDGNALAVGIVMALQFGPTLFLSVWGGVLADRYDKRRILIFTQWASAVCALVLGLLDVGGLVALWHVFLIAFALGCVSALDAPVRQSFTIEMVGKEHLSNAIALNSMTFNTARIVGPAISGVLINLIGTGWVFLLNVATFGGVLIALYLMNKKELIPSEPAPRTKGQVRDGFRYVWGRKDLRVIMVSVFMVSTFGLNFAISLAVMARNTFGLEADGYGLLSTTLAVGTLAGAAYAARRKEAPRLRTFLGAAVAFGVFEVAVGLMPTYALVALMLIPTGALTLTFTTSAMNILQMSVPSEMRGRVMGIYMLSFLGGTPLGSPLLGWLADSVDPRAPLIVGGVISLVSGTVAGVYLLRSEGLKLRLARPEDGGRLPVFVLRPVIVCDATEQAVEASRAP; from the coding sequence ATGTTTGCCGCGCTCCACAACCGCAACTACCGCCTTTGGGCTTCCGGACAGATCGTTTCTCTGGTCGGCACGTGGATGCAACGCATCGCCCAGGACTGGCTGGTACTGACGCTCTCGGACGGCAACGCGCTGGCGGTGGGCATCGTCATGGCCTTGCAGTTCGGCCCGACGCTGTTCTTGTCGGTGTGGGGTGGGGTGCTGGCCGATCGGTACGACAAGCGTCGGATCCTGATCTTCACGCAGTGGGCGAGTGCGGTATGCGCACTCGTGTTGGGCCTGCTGGACGTCGGTGGGCTCGTCGCGTTGTGGCATGTCTTCCTGATTGCCTTTGCCCTCGGCTGTGTCTCGGCGCTCGACGCACCCGTGCGTCAATCGTTCACCATCGAAATGGTGGGCAAGGAACACCTGTCCAACGCCATCGCGCTCAACTCCATGACGTTCAACACGGCCCGCATCGTCGGTCCGGCCATCTCGGGTGTGCTGATCAACCTGATCGGAACAGGGTGGGTGTTCCTGCTCAACGTCGCGACATTCGGTGGGGTGCTCATCGCGCTCTACCTGATGAACAAGAAGGAGTTGATCCCGTCGGAACCGGCCCCGCGCACCAAGGGGCAGGTGCGCGACGGGTTCCGATATGTATGGGGCCGCAAGGACCTTCGCGTGATCATGGTGTCGGTCTTCATGGTCTCGACCTTCGGCCTGAACTTCGCGATCAGCCTGGCGGTGATGGCGCGCAACACGTTCGGTCTCGAGGCCGACGGTTACGGATTGCTGTCCACGACGCTCGCCGTGGGCACCCTTGCCGGCGCTGCGTACGCCGCAAGACGGAAGGAAGCGCCGCGGTTGCGGACGTTCCTCGGTGCCGCCGTGGCTTTCGGTGTGTTCGAGGTCGCGGTGGGATTGATGCCCACCTACGCGTTGGTGGCGCTGATGTTGATCCCCACGGGCGCACTGACGTTGACGTTCACGACGTCCGCGATGAACATCCTGCAGATGTCGGTGCCTTCCGAGATGCGCGGGCGGGTGATGGGTATCTACATGCTCAGTTTCCTCGGTGGCACACCGCTGGGAAGCCCGTTGCTGGGTTGGCTCGCCGACTCCGTGGACCCACGTGCGCCCTTGATCGTGGGCGGAGTGATCTCGCTCGTCTCGGGCACTGTGGCCGGGGTGTACCTGCTACGCAGCGAAGGGCTGAAACTTCGTCTTGCGCGACCGGAAGACGGTGGCAGGCTGCCGGTTTTCGTCCTGCGTCCGGTGATCGTATGCGACGCGACCGAACAGGCAGTCGAGGCTAGCCGCGCGCCGTGA
- a CDS encoding DUF2537 domain-containing protein has translation MTQDRTPWFTGIAVSVFAAMLSTSAVAAFCVALGNVNVLLAVVVNVIAVGGLAPTVWRWRAVPVWRWVVYGAVAGVPLGWIAAIAA, from the coding sequence GTGACTCAGGACCGCACGCCCTGGTTCACCGGAATCGCGGTGTCGGTGTTCGCAGCCATGCTCTCGACCAGTGCCGTCGCGGCGTTCTGTGTCGCGCTGGGCAACGTGAACGTGCTCCTGGCGGTTGTCGTCAATGTCATTGCGGTAGGCGGACTTGCGCCGACCGTCTGGCGCTGGCGAGCCGTCCCCGTCTGGCGATGGGTGGTCTACGGCGCGGTAGCCGGCGTACCGCTCGGGTGGATCGCAGCGATAGCCGCGTGA